Proteins encoded by one window of Arachis ipaensis cultivar K30076 chromosome B04, Araip1.1, whole genome shotgun sequence:
- the LOC107637965 gene encoding uncharacterized protein LOC107637965, with protein sequence MKRREGDTVEQTVQERELPSARRHHRVRGEEEEREREEEAVAVDVRASSSLPFVNQTMSPSEAPATAKNLVTVRSIASPLGASKGEKKLILLHPLLEGEPAVPPRLCHYEMLLPLPRSTTALFLCFFFVTD encoded by the exons ATGAAGAGGAGAGAAGGGGACACCGTTGAACAAACCGTGCAAGAGAGGGAGCTGCCTTCCGCGCGTCGCCATCATCGAGTTCGAGGCGAAGAGGAGGAGCGCGAGCGGGAGGAAGAAGCCGTCGCCGTCGACGTTCGTGCTTCGTCGTCGCTGCCATTCGTGAACCAAACGATGTCGCCATCAGAAGCTCCTGCCACCGCCAAGAATCTCGTCACTGTCAGATCCATCGCATCGCCGTTGGGGGCATCGAAGGGGGAGAAGAAGCTGATTTTGTTACACCCGCTTCTGGAGGGGGAACCAGCTGTGCCACCGCGCCTCTGTCACTATGAAATGCTGCTGCCGTTGCCGAGATCTACTACCGCTCTGTTTCTATGTTTTTTCTTTGTTACA GATTGA